The DNA window attaaaaacaataacaattttCTTCCGTcaaatttttttcccaaaataaatttaaatattattttttgccttacagataaaaaaaataatttatgttttcttaataaataaaatttagtgTATACTATTGGTTGAAACATGtgtaaaaattaacaaaaaatttaagaCCTAGAGACTTTAGgtaatgattatttttatttagttGGAAAATTGAAAAATGATTTGTAATTATTGTTGGAACAAACCGGTTGCCTATGCCAACCCCTCTCCCGCCAAATTGCCTGGGAATTTCCCTCTTCCCGTCTAGGGTTTGAAAGAACCAAAAATTCCAGGTAAACATCTGCAATTTAGAGCGAGTAGAAATGTCGGCGCTCAGCTGGAGACATCATACACTCGTACAAGCACTACTCTCGCGCGGCCCAATCAAGGAGGATGATTTTCGCTCCATCTTCTCTCACGTCAGCGGGAAATCTTCAGGTTTGTATAATTGCTTCTATAAGTGCTGGTGTTGCTGAAGCTTGTTTTGATTGCTTTGATCTGGTGGGGATTTGTGTGATTTTGTAATTTCGTAGGTAAAAACTATAATTTAGCAAATGGTTTGGCGATTGTTATATGTTCCATATCGAGAACGCGCTGTTTAAGTCTTATGTGTATTATATGTTGTTTTGCAGGTACACagaagcagcagcagcagctatTTAATGAATATCTTCGAAAAATAAATGCGGAATTAAACTATGTTCAGTTTGAGTTACGAGCATGCAGAAACCAATATGATGGAAATGTTTACTATGGAGTTGTAAATAGTGTTTCAGATGATCAGTCCAAACTTGGAACAAAGTACACTGTGCCTCAGATTACTTTTTACAAAAGCATTGTAAGCTTCTTTTCTATTCCTGCCTGAGCATCTTTCTCTaggattaaataaataaaatagttatAATAATTATAGAAAAAACTGAGAATTGTCTTCCTTTGTCTTATTTTTTATGTTCAACAGTGAGCATAAATCTTGTTTTACCACAATGAAACAAAACAAACGGTGAAATAAAGTAGATAATGGTTAGAGGGAAAGAATTAGGAGCTATTATCTGTTTTTTCCTTTTGATAAGTTCCATTTTTTATAAGTCGCTTTTGCATGTCATCTGAATTTAATTTAGTCAATAGAGTATTGTTAATGTGAATGGTTTTGTTTGTAACACATTTGTCTCTCTTTCCTTATTGCTGGAGGAGTTCAATTATCTGCGCCATATTAACTCCCATGCGTCACAATATAGGAATTTCATTTTTATTGGAGTAGGTAAAATATTTTCAGTCTGTCTTGCAAGGCGTTGTCAATTAACTAAGGCGGACATTTCCTCGTTGTTTCACTGAGTGGATAAAGTCGTTTGCTACAGGTTTTGGGTAATTGGATGATATGTATTATTTAAACTTCTAAATCAATATTTAGCTTAGGCACTTTCTAATCTTGTGATTTAAGGTTCAGAAGCCGAAGAATGCTGCTCATCTTTGATAGAAATACTGCAAGGTCATTGTCTCGATGAGAGTGTATTTTTCAACATATTTGATGTGAATGAATATTATAGCTTTTGTGTACAATGTACCACTCTTTACCTACAGAATGGTTCGAGTCTTTTTACATCAATGATGATTTTTCTTTGCACTTTATGGTTAGTGATTACTTTGTGGTTGATATTCATTTTAGGTCGAAGCTATTATCCAAGATGCAGAAGCCACTGGAAGCATTTCCAATATCGATGCTCTGAACACACGGTTGGAGACGCAGGTTGCTTGTCTTCTTTGTAACCCACTATTTATTGCGGaaagatattttatttgtgttttCATAACTTTTTCGGGCAACCCACTTGGATATGCATACTAATAGAATTTGGTCCCTAGGTATCAGACATGAATTTGGCGCTCTTTTGGTTTCCTTTATGCAATATGTGATAGAGAAAAGAAGCAATTAATTGGGGTCGATAGTACCTTGTACTTCGTTAAAACAGTTGCTAGTCTCTGTACTATTTGGAACTTCTGTTCTTTGGATTGTTTGATTAACGGAGTCGCTGCCCTTCATTTTCTTGTCTCTATAATCAGTTCTTGCACCAGTCTGTTTTATTTGGAACTTTTGTTTTTTGAACGATGATTCATGGAGTTACTGATTCACAGTCACAGGGTGGTGCGGTCCAGATCCCTCCTGCCTTGAAGAATTTCTCTCTGTCACAAAAGGAAAAAACTCTGGAACAATTGGCGAAGGATCAGTGGCTTTGTTCCACAGCGGAAGGAAAAATTGGTCTCGGAGTAAGATCCTTTCTCGATCTTCGAAGCTGGTTCCGGAGTAACGAGGTTCCTGCATGTGAAGTTTGTAATGAAGCTGCGGTTAAGGTTTGTGTGTCCTGCTgaactttattattatttaatatgtgtATTCATGCTGCTATTTGACAAAGCTTTGAACCATAAAAACCACCAAATTAACTCCTTGTGCTAAACTTCCGCCACATTAGCATTTGCAGTCCAGCTGATTTATTTTCTTCATTTACATTGATCAAACTAAAAGTTGCCTATTACATTATCCACTAGAGGTCTTAACGTGATAATTGAACCCACTTTTATTAGTTTTTTATTACATAATTATTCCACGATTTATATTCCCACTGACCTGTGCGTTAGACTTCTCAAATTCATTCTTTTGATTAGATACATGATGACATCAGAAAACTATTTGTGTGCTATCATTTTGAGCAGGCTGAACTCTGTCCGAATGAAGCTTGTAATGTCCGACTGCATCAATACTGCCTGCAAAAGAAATTCTCACAACAAAGGGTACTATTCACCTGCCATGGTTCCTTTATTCACTGTTTTGCACGAGGGCGTGGATTTATATAATTGTCTATGAAATGCAGATCGAAAAAGTATGCC is part of the Primulina eburnea isolate SZY01 chromosome 1, ASM2296580v1, whole genome shotgun sequence genome and encodes:
- the LOC140830794 gene encoding uncharacterized protein isoform X1 — protein: MSALSWRHHTLVQALLSRGPIKEDDFRSIFSHVSGKSSGTQKQQQQLFNEYLRKINAELNYVQFELRACRNQYDGNVYYGVVNSVSDDQSKLGTKYTVPQITFYKSIVEAIIQDAEATGSISNIDALNTRLETQSQGGAVQIPPALKNFSLSQKEKTLEQLAKDQWLCSTAEGKIGLGVRSFLDLRSWFRSNEVPACEVCNEAAVKAELCPNEACNVRLHQYCLQKKFSQQRIEKVCPGCGTKWPGFISKSESVEEEDLPHVTSQNSQHPESSTRKRSRRVHLEADADVIGSSSCQTVSGLSDTKRMTRRSARLSAS
- the LOC140830794 gene encoding uncharacterized protein isoform X2 — translated: MSALSWRHHTLVQALLSRGPIKEDDFRSIFSHVSGKSSGTQKQQQQLFNEYLRKINAELNYVQFELRACRNQYDGNVYYGVVNSVSDDQSKLGTKYTVPQITFYKSIVEAIIQDAEATGSISNIDALNTRLETQGGAVQIPPALKNFSLSQKEKTLEQLAKDQWLCSTAEGKIGLGVRSFLDLRSWFRSNEVPACEVCNEAAVKAELCPNEACNVRLHQYCLQKKFSQQRIEKVCPGCGTKWPGFISKSESVEEEDLPHVTSQNSQHPESSTRKRSRRVHLEADADVIGSSSCQTVSGLSDTKRMTRRSARLSAS